The Planococcus versutus genome contains a region encoding:
- a CDS encoding RNA polymerase sigma factor, whose protein sequence is MENLYTEYNRYIYHLCLKLTRNKAEAEDLMQEVWLKVVRYESSIAEVDHVKAWLTTICMNTFRDRYRKNVRRSKHMIQQPEGLDVSLLDLIASDSTSIAELLEKQDVSTMIRHKISELDAIYRTTILYFYVHQYSLIEIADVMKVSIGTVKSRLFRGKQRLKDMLMDDDRTREYVVAI, encoded by the coding sequence ATGGAAAATTTATATACAGAATACAATCGATACATTTATCATTTATGTTTAAAACTGACACGCAATAAAGCCGAAGCCGAAGATTTGATGCAAGAAGTTTGGTTAAAAGTAGTCCGCTACGAATCTTCTATTGCTGAAGTAGATCATGTAAAAGCATGGCTGACGACCATCTGTATGAATACATTCCGTGATCGTTACCGCAAAAACGTGCGACGCAGCAAGCATATGATTCAACAGCCTGAAGGTTTAGATGTATCTTTGCTTGATTTGATCGCTTCAGACTCAACAAGCATAGCTGAACTTCTGGAAAAACAAGACGTGTCTACAATGATTCGTCATAAAATTTCAGAGCTGGATGCGATTTACCGCACAACAATCTTGTATTTCTATGTACACCAATATTCATTAATTGAAATTGCGGATGTGATGAAAGTGTCTATTGGTACTGTGAAATCTCGATTGTTCCGAGGCAAACAACGTTTGAAGGATATGTTAATGGACGATGACCGAACGCGTGAATACGTAGTAGCGATTTAA
- a CDS encoding CNNM domain-containing protein codes for MFIALVIFLFMSFFLSGSETALTAINRMKVHLRAEQGDAKSQKLQKLIAKPDRMITTILIGNNIANIMLPTLVTTIAITRGWEVGVATAILTVILIIFGEVLPKTISATFADKVAYMVFPVISIMVVFLMPLTWLLAQFTNIFIRIISKGTVKEATMTKEELRTMVDIASTEGTFEEDESERIKGVLDFPHKDVSDVMSTHRTDTVGIAIDSSYEEVRDLILDSSYTRYPVYEESMDNVVGLFYAKKLIEWSMNPNLTLEELMDDNPLFVVQSVSVETVFKMMMSKKKHMAVILDEYGGTLGIVTHEDIIEEMIGQDIEDETDEDDDELVFDMTDDVLSCHGRLEIEDVNDMFQVEVPNDHDTIAGFVMQQLGHVPEEGEQFTYENLHVEINEMDRNRIVRLTITKKDKKEQEVLA; via the coding sequence TTGTTTATAGCATTAGTTATCTTTTTGTTTATGTCGTTTTTCTTATCAGGAAGCGAAACGGCATTAACTGCAATAAATAGGATGAAGGTCCATCTTCGCGCAGAGCAGGGAGATGCAAAGTCACAAAAACTGCAGAAACTAATTGCGAAGCCGGACCGAATGATTACGACTATTTTAATTGGTAATAATATCGCGAACATCATGCTGCCAACATTGGTAACAACCATCGCGATTACAAGAGGCTGGGAAGTCGGAGTTGCGACGGCCATTTTAACTGTGATCCTTATTATTTTCGGTGAAGTATTGCCAAAAACAATTTCAGCTACGTTTGCTGATAAAGTCGCTTATATGGTGTTTCCTGTAATCAGTATTATGGTGGTTTTTTTAATGCCACTTACTTGGTTGCTAGCGCAATTCACGAATATTTTCATTCGCATCATTTCAAAAGGCACTGTAAAAGAAGCAACTATGACAAAAGAGGAATTGCGTACGATGGTTGACATTGCGTCTACAGAAGGTACGTTTGAAGAAGATGAGTCTGAGCGGATTAAAGGCGTTCTCGATTTTCCTCACAAAGACGTGTCAGATGTTATGTCAACGCATCGAACCGATACTGTGGGAATTGCTATTGACTCAAGCTATGAAGAAGTTCGCGATTTGATCTTAGATTCGTCTTATACGCGTTATCCCGTGTATGAAGAAAGCATGGATAATGTAGTTGGATTATTTTATGCAAAAAAATTAATTGAATGGTCGATGAATCCAAATTTGACGTTAGAAGAACTGATGGATGATAATCCGTTGTTTGTTGTTCAATCGGTTAGTGTAGAAACTGTCTTTAAAATGATGATGTCGAAGAAAAAACACATGGCAGTTATTTTAGACGAATACGGTGGAACACTAGGCATTGTGACACATGAAGACATTATTGAAGAAATGATTGGTCAAGATATTGAAGATGAAACAGATGAAGATGATGATGAATTGGTTTTTGATATGACAGATGACGTTTTATCGTGTCATGGTCGTCTTGAAATTGAAGATGTGAACGATATGTTCCAAGTGGAAGTACCAAACGATCACGATACCATCGCTGGTTTTGTCATGCAACAGCTAGGGCATGTGCCAGAAGAAGGCGAGCAGTTCACATACGAAAACCTTCACGTGGAAATCAATGAAATGGACAGAAATCGGATCGTCCGTTTAACAATTACGAAAAAAGATAAAAAAGAGCAAGAAGTGCTAGCCTAG
- a CDS encoding dipeptidase gives MNAQAVDQYFKDHRETHLDELKSFLRIPSISALSEHKEDMQQAAEWLIAAFEHAGLENAKIDATEGHPVVYADWLHAEGKPTVLVYGHYDVQPVDPLHLWETAPFEPQVRDNKLYARGASDDKGQVFMHVKAIEALLKLEGELPVNVKFIIEGEEEIGSPNLPKYVEENQDLLASDIIVISDTGMQGPGRPAVCYGLRGLAGIQIDVNGPKGDLHSGIYGGAVQNPLHAIVEILQSFRDQEGLIQVEGFYDDVLEVSDKEREEFAALHFDLEHEKKEIGISEDFGEKDYSFVERTWIRPTLEVNGITGGFSGEGIKTVLPAEASAKITCRLVPDQDPDDIVAKLKAHVESHKPAGVTVEITEFDKGKPFLTPYDHPAIQAAGRSYEKVYGVPTAFTRMGGSIPIVAAFDEILGLPVVLMGFGLASENFHAPNEHFHLENFDKGLRVISDYLFEVAELD, from the coding sequence ATGAATGCACAAGCAGTAGACCAATACTTTAAAGACCACCGAGAAACACATTTGGATGAGTTAAAATCATTTTTACGTATTCCTTCTATTAGTGCGCTGTCTGAACACAAAGAAGATATGCAACAAGCTGCCGAATGGCTAATTGCTGCATTTGAACATGCAGGTTTAGAAAATGCTAAAATTGATGCGACAGAAGGCCATCCAGTTGTTTATGCAGACTGGCTTCACGCAGAAGGCAAGCCAACTGTACTAGTATATGGTCATTACGACGTTCAACCTGTAGACCCTCTTCACTTGTGGGAGACAGCTCCTTTTGAACCGCAAGTACGCGATAACAAATTGTACGCTCGTGGCGCAAGTGACGATAAGGGACAAGTATTTATGCACGTTAAAGCAATTGAAGCTTTATTGAAATTAGAAGGCGAGTTGCCAGTTAATGTTAAATTTATCATCGAAGGTGAAGAAGAAATAGGCAGTCCGAATCTTCCGAAATATGTGGAAGAAAACCAAGACTTATTAGCGTCTGATATTATCGTCATTTCAGATACAGGGATGCAAGGTCCAGGTCGTCCAGCTGTCTGTTACGGATTGCGCGGTCTTGCAGGCATTCAAATTGATGTCAATGGCCCTAAAGGCGATTTACACTCCGGCATTTATGGAGGCGCTGTTCAAAACCCGCTTCATGCAATTGTAGAAATTTTGCAATCGTTCCGTGACCAAGAAGGATTGATTCAAGTAGAAGGTTTTTATGATGATGTACTTGAAGTTTCCGACAAAGAACGCGAAGAGTTTGCGGCACTCCATTTTGATTTAGAGCACGAGAAAAAAGAAATTGGTATTTCTGAAGACTTTGGCGAGAAAGACTATTCGTTTGTTGAGCGCACTTGGATTCGTCCAACACTTGAAGTAAATGGCATCACGGGAGGCTTTTCAGGAGAAGGTATTAAAACCGTGTTACCTGCAGAAGCCAGCGCAAAAATCACTTGCCGTCTAGTACCCGACCAAGACCCAGATGATATTGTAGCCAAACTCAAAGCACACGTAGAATCCCATAAACCGGCAGGCGTAACGGTTGAGATAACTGAATTCGATAAAGGTAAACCGTTCTTAACACCTTATGACCACCCTGCGATTCAAGCAGCTGGACGTTCATACGAAAAAGTTTACGGTGTACCCACTGCCTTTACACGAATGGGTGGATCGATTCCTATTGTTGCTGCATTTGACGAAATTTTAGGTTTACCGGTTGTATTGATGGGCTTTGGACTAGCATCTGAAAATTTCCATGCTCCTAATGAACATTTCCACCTTGAGAATTTTGATAAAGGACTTCGTGTCATTAGCGACTATCTCTTCGAAGTAGCTGAGTTAGACTAA
- a CDS encoding glycerol-3-phosphate acyltransferase: MIVYWLVSYVVGNFLTAWWIGKWKGVDLRQERSGNLGARNAGAILGKAAFVLTFLGDAGKGAFVVWIGFFFDFPIWTIAVAGLAVILGHLFPFWLNYRGGKGIAAFVGVTFCLTPDLFLAMFILFVAFYPWFKSATLCMLASFAGFVAMTVILQVWIVVWPLIIAIVIIVIKHKTDIEKSFKSRFR, encoded by the coding sequence ATGATCGTTTACTGGTTAGTATCCTATGTGGTTGGTAATTTCCTCACCGCTTGGTGGATTGGCAAGTGGAAAGGTGTCGACTTGCGCCAAGAACGCAGCGGCAATCTCGGGGCCAGAAATGCGGGAGCTATTCTTGGAAAAGCAGCTTTTGTATTAACTTTTCTTGGAGACGCAGGAAAAGGGGCATTCGTGGTATGGATTGGCTTCTTTTTCGATTTCCCTATTTGGACGATTGCTGTAGCAGGTTTAGCTGTAATCTTAGGCCATCTCTTTCCTTTCTGGCTCAACTACCGAGGTGGCAAAGGAATTGCGGCTTTTGTCGGTGTGACATTTTGTTTAACACCCGACCTCTTTCTCGCAATGTTTATTTTATTTGTTGCTTTTTATCCTTGGTTTAAAAGTGCCACATTGTGCATGCTCGCAAGTTTTGCTGGCTTTGTTGCCATGACGGTTATTCTTCAAGTATGGATTGTTGTTTGGCCATTAATTATAGCCATTGTTATTATTGTTATTAAACACAAAACAGATATTGAAAAATCCTTTAAAAGTCGTTTCCGCTAA
- a CDS encoding DegV family protein produces MKKPIAWIMDTTGFVTEEFKAHPDVYIVPLTIHFGAEEFIDDGVDLTNDDLYKRIKEATSLPKTSQPSAGKFAELYNKLQEQYECAIAVHASAKLSGTIASSTAGAEMSGFKVYAIDSLALSYGLSGLVERGFELEEQGLKAEEIAQRLEKETTNFRNYILIGNLSQLYKGGRMSGAHYYLGSLLQIKPIVQLTADGELKPIDKVRSHNKAIQYLIKHAQKDHEDYGVRRFQIMHGHTMKEAESLKQEVLKIIPDADILIGDLSSSLAVHAGEETLALLWRKDDL; encoded by the coding sequence ATGAAAAAGCCAATTGCGTGGATTATGGATACCACAGGATTTGTTACAGAAGAATTTAAAGCTCATCCAGATGTGTATATCGTTCCATTAACTATTCATTTCGGTGCAGAAGAATTTATCGATGATGGTGTGGATTTGACGAATGATGATCTTTATAAGCGCATTAAAGAAGCGACTAGTTTACCCAAAACGTCGCAACCTTCTGCTGGAAAATTTGCAGAGCTGTATAACAAACTACAAGAACAATACGAATGTGCTATAGCCGTACATGCTTCAGCAAAGCTTAGCGGAACGATTGCATCTTCTACTGCAGGTGCTGAGATGAGTGGGTTTAAAGTATATGCTATTGACTCATTAGCGCTCTCTTATGGTTTGTCCGGCTTAGTAGAGCGAGGATTCGAGCTCGAAGAACAAGGTCTCAAAGCAGAAGAAATTGCGCAACGATTAGAAAAAGAAACAACAAATTTTCGCAATTATATTTTAATCGGCAATTTATCACAGTTATATAAAGGTGGCCGGATGAGTGGCGCTCACTATTATTTGGGTAGTTTATTACAAATCAAACCAATCGTGCAGCTTACAGCTGACGGTGAACTAAAACCGATTGATAAAGTTCGGTCTCATAATAAAGCCATTCAGTATTTAATTAAACATGCTCAAAAAGATCACGAAGATTATGGCGTTCGACGTTTTCAAATCATGCACGGTCACACTATGAAAGAAGCAGAAAGCTTAAAACAAGAAGTATTAAAAATAATTCCTGATGCGGATATTTTAATCGGCGACTTGAGTTCTTCACTGGCCGTTCATGCAGGAGAAGAAACACTTGCTTTGCTGTGGCGAAAAGATGATTTGTAA
- a CDS encoding DUF2804 domain-containing protein translates to MQHVERELTELVKLCDAKGQLNPKAIGYAKQPLVESNLRGNFMRKKKWNYWCIFGDEILFSATISHLDYATVCFIYFLNYETQRFFEKTIILPFARHVKLPENVLDPCYFRSDLMTIESIYSQGATHLTVRAKEFDGEDLEAILVISHPTDYESLNVVIPWNRQTFQFTGKHTSLPASGMVKIGNDQFKFDKLDSFAVLDYGRGVWPRESHWNWGMASQRSLGKVIGLNLGGKWTDGTGMTENAFFVNGKMTKIHEDVLFHYDREDYKKPWLIHSKFSDDIRLTFSPFFERETKTDMRLVKSEVHQLFGYYNGYVRYTDGKKLKITQLLGSIEDHYAKW, encoded by the coding sequence ATGCAACATGTAGAACGAGAGCTTACTGAACTTGTAAAACTTTGTGATGCAAAAGGCCAATTAAATCCAAAAGCTATCGGCTATGCAAAGCAGCCTTTAGTAGAAAGTAATTTACGTGGGAATTTTATGCGTAAGAAGAAATGGAATTATTGGTGCATCTTTGGAGATGAAATTTTGTTTTCAGCAACAATTTCTCACTTGGACTATGCAACCGTCTGCTTTATCTATTTCCTAAATTATGAAACACAGCGTTTTTTTGAAAAAACCATTATTCTCCCATTTGCGCGTCATGTGAAATTGCCCGAAAATGTATTAGATCCCTGTTATTTCCGCAGCGATTTAATGACTATCGAATCAATTTACAGCCAAGGAGCAACGCACTTAACCGTTCGTGCAAAAGAATTTGACGGAGAAGATTTAGAAGCAATTCTAGTTATTTCTCACCCTACAGATTATGAATCATTAAATGTTGTTATTCCATGGAATCGGCAAACCTTTCAATTTACCGGCAAGCACACGTCACTTCCTGCAAGTGGCATGGTGAAAATTGGCAATGATCAATTTAAATTCGATAAACTAGATAGCTTTGCGGTATTGGATTACGGTCGTGGCGTTTGGCCAAGAGAATCTCATTGGAATTGGGGTATGGCTTCTCAGCGATCACTTGGGAAAGTAATCGGCTTAAATTTAGGTGGCAAATGGACCGACGGTACAGGTATGACAGAAAATGCATTTTTTGTAAACGGCAAAATGACTAAAATTCATGAAGATGTCTTGTTTCATTACGACCGGGAAGATTACAAAAAACCATGGCTTATTCATAGTAAGTTTTCTGATGACATCCGACTAACCTTTTCTCCCTTTTTTGAGAGAGAAACTAAAACCGATATGCGACTGGTTAAATCTGAAGTCCATCAACTATTTGGCTATTATAATGGCTATGTTCGGTACACGGATGGAAAAAAACTAAAAATCACGCAGCTTCTTGGATCTATTGAAGATCATTATGCTAAATGGTAA